Within the Rosa rugosa chromosome 2, drRosRugo1.1, whole genome shotgun sequence genome, the region GAGTGATTCTGAGGTCCTATTTTGCATCTACTACAATAGGGTGTAGATAACTTTCATCCCCTGAACTATATTCTCTAATCTTGTCTTCATTTGCAGGCTGCATTCTTGAGTGTAACTTAGGTCTATAAGGAAATGAACGGTGTTGCGGCTATTTTTTTCCAAGTGCTGCCTAGATGGTGATTGTCTTATAACAGGCAATAGGAATATGTACTTTGAAGATCAACAAACACCATCAACTGGTCAAGTGTCtcaagataaaataaaaataaaaaataaaaagaaaagaaaagaaaaagaatcagGAGTAATATAATTGATAACAAACTATTGAACAACATTCACAACATATAATCCTACTTCAAGACACAACGACCTGCTCTGATTGAGCTCCTTCATATTTATAATGATAAGGAATATCAGATCCTCTCCTCCCTCCCCCATTAGCAAACCTTCCATTACCATAGTACCTTCGGCCAGAGCCATGACCATAGTACTTTTGGCCAATACCACGGCCATTAGTAACTCTTCTCCCATACCCATAGTACTTCTGGCTGGATCCATCACCACCGACATTAGTAACCCTTCCATTAACAGTCCTCCATGGTCCACTGTAATAGGACCTCTCACAGATGTTACTAGTAGTGCTGGAGTTAGATCTTACAGGACCTTTCTTTTGCGGCATGATACTGCCAATCGCTGACCTCATTACTAACGTGGATGATGGTAGTACACAACACCTAGTATGGGGATAGGAGCAGAGTAGCTGCTAGCAGAAGTAAGTTCAGACTTTTACATTGCTTTAAAGTTTGATTGTTTGAATACAGAAATTCAATGCAGACCCAATTCAGTTACATACTCGGCTTATATTAACCCTTTATTTTGGTCAGTGAGCTTTAATAATGTTGGAAATATTTCATTTTAACCATTTTCTTGGAAGCTTTAATAATGGTAAAATGACTTGCAGAAGCCCTATTTAGGTACGCATTTTTACAGCAAATTAAATTACTTGGCACACAAGCCTCTCCTATGAGCAAATTTATCATATTCCGATAAATTAGCCTTATCCCTTaaggaaattaaaggaaagcaAGCCGAACTCATTTTCCTATAAAAGGTGGAAATGGAAACTAGAGCTAGCCCTCACTCACTTCACTCCCAAAATAATCATCAGAATTAATGGAGAAGGGAAAGTTAATATGTCTTGATGATCGTTGGGTTTCCATTGCAATAGACCATCGAGAGGATCTTGGGGATGTTGGATCCCTAGATTTCAAGTTTCTGGAGAAGGTCTTACCCCACTGCTCCAAAGACCAGTTGATACACATCGAGAAGAGCACAAAACTCTCGGGCACTTTTGGTGGCAATGAAGAATATTTACTTGCTTATAAATTTTTAGTACCAATTGACATGTAATCTTTGTTCCAGAACAACTCTTATTAAATAGTGACAACAAAACAACTAGACCAAGCCAGTTTCAAACTCAATTTGTGAGTGTAAAGGTCTTATCAGAAACTCAAATTAACAAATTTATAACTGATGTTGAATTCTTCATAGACATCAAATAAACTAaaaaattgattttgtttttgcctTACGCATACTAGCCAAAACAACACCAGTTAAAGTGGTGTGAGACATCAGAAGTTGAACTTAATTAAGACATCAAATATTTTAGGTAGCTATGATTTTTAATATACAAGAAACATCGGTTTGTCTttgttgtaaaacgaacataaaaGTGTGTGAGTATATTGGGCTATTACCATTCAATGCATGATTTCCCATTGTcacaaggaaaacaaaagatgcAGATAGACTTGGAGTATGATTCTCCTATCTTCCCGGTGGCTCAAggaaacaaagaggaagatcatAGAATCGGAACATAAAGAGAAGATCAAGCAGAATTgattcactgatcttgagtttaataTGGTATTCATTCCATATCATTTTGCATGATTTttaattgatatgcatatcggtTAGATTGATTCAATATTCTCATCGGCATTAAAAAGGTTGttttaacatgcatatcaatttgagataTTGATTGATCTTGGTTAGGAAAGATtcgattgcatattcaaaaacAGTTTTAAACCTTCCTATATTtatcttaattgataattaagacaagatttgattgagggggagttttctcccttataaaagGTTTCGAAACTGAAGTTaagatgtgggttttttttATGCATAAAATTGTTCTCTCTTGAACTACTTATTTTGTTCAAATcagtttctgaaaaaaaaaaaaaaacctctttaCTTGTTTCATGTATTCCATTGCATAAGCCTTCATACTtactctcaagatcagtgactcATTTGAGAGCAAGGAAGGTTGAAAATAGATTGTCTAGGATGTTGTATTAGGAGTTAGaacagttgtaaaacaagttggcatttgttgctaaatgaaagtgtttgttatgaacaacactacttgtattctGTAAACTCTAAAGTTTCATATTGGATTGATTTTTCGAGTTGGCTACGtaaaaagccacgcagtgaagtttcctcagtggagaagtttacactgcgttagcaaatctccGTGTTGTGAATCGTATTTTCTTTAGATAAATTCATTGAAGTAAAGTATTTTATCAATACTTGTTCCATCGagtattttcacttggcatcaaAGCGGGTTCTAGAACTTTCTAGTGATCCTAGGAAAGATGGAACATTCACGTGATAGAGTAGCTGGTGGATCTATAAATAGTCCTCCATGGTTCGAAGgtggatgtgaaaaatatactcagtggaagatatacatgaaatcatATCTCTATGCTGAAGATGAACATGTGTGGAATATTGTAGAAAATGGCTGGACCATACCTATGGTAAAAGCAAAAGGAGAAAGCTCTTCCACTACCACTCCCAAACCAAGGAAGGACTGGATTGAGGAAGAAGTTCGTGATCTGCAAGCAGATTTCAAGGCTAAGAACAGCATTTTCACAGCCCTATCTGAACGGGAAAAACTGAGGATCAGTCACTGCGATACTGCCAAGCAGGCATGTGATCTTCTACAGACTACATATGAAGGAAACAAAAAGGTATGTGCTCAGAAATTACAAGCACTGATTTGTGAGTTCGAAACTATGACtatgggagatgatgaaaccATTGATGATTTCCATGGTAGAATTCTTAAAATTTCCGGTCAGTGTCGTAGTCTGGGAGCACTttttgatgaagataagatTGTCAAAAAGATTCTCAGGGCCTTGCcagaaaaatttcattcaaaagtCACCAGTATTGAGGACTCATTTGATATTGATGAGTACCCACTTGATGAGCTCATCGGCAATCTCAAAACTTATGAGATGAGGTTGAAACctgagaagaagaataagggtGTAGCCTTCAAGGTAGTAAaaggagttgaagaagaagaagaaacactaGATCTTGCTCTACTGACAAAGGAATTCAAAACATTTCTCAAAAGCAAGAACTCCTCTAGAAATCCAAATGCTTCTAGGAAAAACATCTATGGCGGAAGCAGTAGCAGTAGTGACTACAATGGCAAGAGTGGAAAAGGAAGCTTCAAGGGAACTCACTCTGGAAAACCTAAATGCTATGAGTGTGGTGGCTATGGCCATATCTCTACTGACTGTGGAAataggaagcatggaaacaacaacaacaagtctcttctctcaacttggagtgatgaTGAGTCTCAAGAAGTGGAAAAGTTGGCTCTTGTATCGTCACTTCTACTTGATTCTGACAGTGACGAGGCATTTTCTGATGATGAAACAAATATCCGCTGCAAACAACTCTACAAAACTTCAAAGGCCACATTACTAAGAAACTTAAGCTTCGAAAAGGAAGTTGAATTTCTaagaacagaaaaagaaaaaatggagcACTTGTTGGAAACTTCACAATCCACATGGGAACAGGAAATGAGCAACCTTGTAACTGAAATGGCTATCTCGTCAAGTGATCAGGGCTCATCAAGTTGGAAGGCTGAAAAGGTTGAAtatctcaacaaaatcaaaatgctGGAACTGGACGTGAGGGGACAACAAGTTCTAAAccttgagttattggctaaaaatGAGTCCCTACAAGATGAGCTAAAATCGACtcaagaaaaattcaccaagtTTGAGGTCAGCTCTAGCACTATGACAAAATTACTTGGGGCAGGAAGAGCACCACATGACACCTTTGGGCTAGGATACACATGAGAAAATTCCAAAATCACAAAGTTTGTAAGAGCATCTGGATCACATGTCAAAAAGGAGGAAGTCGCACATGATGATCAAGTCTCAATACTGAGAAACATGAAGGAAGGTCAGCCAACACACACTCCTCAGGTAAAAGTTGACCAAGGATCTTCCACTGGTCAAAACAGGTATCCTAACTCTAGAACTTTTATTCCAACTTGTCATCACTATGGTAAGATAGGTCATATTAGACCTAGGTgtaaagagagagagttaaTCTCACAAGTTTCTCAAGAAAAATGTACTGTTGAATCCTTACAATGTGAACTTAGAGAACAGAAGGAACTTCTTAATAAACTAACTGATATGTTCTCTCAGAAAGACTTTCAAATCGGAAAGGGAAAGCCTGTCTGGACCAAGAAAATCACAAGTAAGTGTCTTTTAGCCCGTACTAAAGAAACTGACGATCATTCTTTGTTGGCAGCTGCTAGTTTAGATCAGCAAACTACTCATATAGAGGCCACATGCATGGTAGCCTTAACTGCCTTGGCTGACAAGCAACGAGATTTCTGGTATGTAGACAATGGTTGTTTCAGACACATGACTGGAGACAAAGCCTGGTTTACCTCATTTGAGGATGAAAGCACGACCGGTTCAGTCACATTTGGAGATGGAAGAAAAGCAAGTATCATAGCTCGgggcacagtaaacactccagTCCTGTTTATCTGTAAGATCCACAAAGGAAACATTTGAGCTATGGCACAGAAGAATGGGACACGTAAACTATCAAGATTTGTTGAAGTTATCCTCCAAGCAATGTGTTAGGGGTCTGCCTAATCTAAATGGTAAAACAGACAAGATGTGTGGTGATTGTAAAATTGGAAAGCAAACCAAGGCACCTCACAAGGTGGTAAACTCAGCAACGACCACAAAGGTACTGTAACTATTACATATGGATCTGATGGGGCCTGCTCAATCTGAGAGCATTGGAGGTAAGAGCTATATACTAGTTGTTGTGGATGATTTTTCACGATATACTTGGGTAAATTTCTTAAAAGACAAGGCTGAAACATTTGAATCTTTTAAGAATCTAAGTCAAAAACTGATAATCGAAAATAAATCATTTGACACTAGCATAGTCAGGGTAAGATCAGATAATGGCacagaatttaaaaactcttcctttACTAACTATTTTGATGAGCTTGGTGTGTCTCATGAGTACTCAGCTCCAATTACGCCACAGCAAAACGGCGttgtggaaaggaaaaatagggtTCTGCTGGACATGGCTCGTGTTATGCTACATGCAGCAGGATTAAGCACAAATTTTTGGGCTGAAGCTATAAGCACTGCATGCTATACAATTAATCGAGTGTTCTTGAGAGCAGGTACTGATCAGACAGCATATGAGATATGGAAAGGAAAGAAGCCAAATGTAGGACATTTTCATGTTTTCGGAAGTCCTTGCTACATTCTACGAGACAGAGAGCATCACTATACCACAAAGTTAATCAGACAACTGTCGAAcgactgttgtctgaatgaaaaaccTGCTGTTGTCTAGTAGTCTGATGTCTGATTGACCTCATTCAGACAACTGTCGATAAACAGTTGTCTGTTGCTCAGTCACACAACACGTATAAGCAAAaatttgttgtctgaatttACCCAAAATCTAATTCGTGTTGACTTAGACAACTGCTTGTTATTTTGGTATTGTGTGAAATTATTTTAGGACAACTATTTTCTAAATGTTGTGTTGTGTCTGATGAATCTCCAACAACAAAAATATGTGaatgctgttgtctgaaatgaacctCAGACTACAGATACTTTTTTcccctgttgtctgaaatgtaTTTAAGATAACAGATTGCGAGAtgtaactgttgtctgaaagcATATGAGATAACAATGTGCCGAAAGCATATGAGATAACAATGTGCCGAAAGCATCTGTTGTCTTGAATGAACCTCAGACAACACGtaatttttgtttctgttgtctgaagttcATTTAAGATAACATGTTGTTGGATGATAATGTTGTCTGAAATTCCATTAAGATAACATTGTGTTGGATGCATGTGTTGTCTTGAATAAAACTCAGACATCAGTGATAGTTTGGTTATGTCGTTGCAAGGAATTGCACACAATGTCTCCTTTAttaaaactgttgtctgaatgttcCTCAGACAATAGATATTATGTGTTCGTAAatttatgtgttgtctgatgatATTGCACTACCACAGTTAATAGCCTTATATATGTTGTTTGAATTGAATAAGCACAACTGATTTCTGGAAATAGGCAAATATGAAATACAAATTAGTTCAAATGTCATTTACTAGCACATCATTGTCATACATTGCCAAAACACACCGAAACTACACATAGGGTACCCAATTGTATGAAGTATTTCTTACATATCAATTCAAAGTACTAGCTATTTCTTACATATCAATTCAAAGTACTAGCTATTCATGTCCAACCAAAACGTAACCACAAACTTTGAAGAAGCTGAAATCCCCAAACTGAACTAATTCTCTAACTCTCTGTACTGTTTCCTTGAAATAAGAGAGAGCAAATTTCAGTCTTGAGAAACCAAGTATAGTAAGGTATAATAAATTTTCATTCAGATATGCATTGAAGAACCAGATGCATTCTTGAAAGAAAAGtaactaacaactgaaaaccaGATATACTGTTACCTTCTTAATTGGAGCAAGCTCCAAAAGTTCTTTTAGTGAAGATACCATCCCTTGGACACTGAGCTTGGGTATAGCCAAGCCAAAGTCGAGTTAGACCTGTATGTGAAAACGCTTATCATCCTCAATGACCTGCCAGTTTACATTCAATGCCCAAAAGACTATTTTAATTCAACGAAACTGCAAATATCACCTGGGGATAAACAGAGGCTAGATATGATGCTTCCTTCGAAAACGGGTAGGATGCATGTAAAAGAACAATGCGACTTTTAGAAAATCTCTTGGCCTCAAGCACAGCCCGGAGATGAAGGGGATTGGATAGCCTCAAGTCCAAATCTTTGTCGCTAAAACTAGTTACAGGTCAAAAGTGTCAATCAATTATATCCAAAGAACATACAACTTCGAACAATCACAGAAGCATACAGCTCACCTATAAACTTTTGCATCCTAGTTGAAAATAGGTTGTAGAATTAGTACTAGTACTTAGAATCATAAAATTTGGTTCGCAACTCCTAAAAATGGATAAGCCTGTGAATCTATTTCCTTCACATTTCATTTCTGCAATAGCCTGTGAATCAGCTAACAAGAGAAGTATTCcttcaaataaacaaaaaaaaaaaaatccagattTTTCTATTATATTAGCAGTAATCATTCCAACAATGCAAAACCAATTTGATAATTGCAATACTCTCCATTACCCTGTATGTATCTGCATTGGCAAGTCAAAAAGTAGAGCAACCTCCAAACTACGAGTGAAAATATAGTCGATAAAACTTTTATTTGATATGCGAACAGGCTTTCCAGCTGCAGAGATAGAATAATTAGCATACATTCCGGTTAACAAAGATAAAACATCATCTAAATGCAGTACTCACCCTGTATGACCTCAGAAAGACCTTCCTCAACATCTTTCCTAGTGACATGTGTACTAATTTCCAGACCGCTGCGATATGCAGCTATACTTTTCAAGCCAAAAATCTTATCAGCAAATGTAGCATAGGTGTTAAGAAAATCAACTCAACCGGGGAGTTTATTTTTATATCATTCTAGGAAAAagttacagaaaaaaaatataccATAAGCTAAATGAAAGGATATGACTTCAACTTTCCAACAAATGCTTCAGTGAACACATCCAATGTCCAAGAAGATCCACCCGGCAACTTCTAAAAGAaacacaaaacaacaaaaactcaaaaatcaGTATCACTTGTAGTCCAGACTCCACAGAATAAACACCTCATAAACACAAACCATACAATCCTCGGCGCAAATGACGCCTCATTCGCAACTAGATTTCTGAAAGAACTACTAGGACTGAAAAGAGTTAATATTTTACAGAAATCATATTTAATTAACAAAACAGAAGTATAATACGAGGGACAAGAAGTTCTTCTAAAAACTAGACAACTCCACATGTTGTAAGGAAAACAGTTGCATGCAAAAGGGTTTACTATATGCCAGTGAAGCAATTCGATGGTAAAGTTACCAACATAAGTCACCAACTTGCTGTGTCAGCTTCTGCAGCTTTCTCAAACACTCTTCCAAAAGCCTCTAACTGTTCCATATGTGTAGTGCTAGCTTCATCCACAAACCCTTCCATCTGAAAATCATCATGTTTCTCGTTCAAAGCACTTTCACAAGCTTCTCTGCATATTCAGGAAGCTATAATCACTATCTATGTAAACAATGTCAAACAATTTGATTCACATGAAAAACCAAAGATAAACCAAAGCTCTTCTGTCATTTAACAGCAACCCTTTTCTCAAAAGGCAACTAGAAACACAGACCATAAATTTGATTTCTAATAACCCAAACATAGGTAAAGAAATCTGATTAGGATATCTTAGGGCAGAGGTAATGGAAGCAATGAAAGTACAGTACAGTAACCCCGATGAACCATTTTATCAAATCCTTGAAAATTAAAAATAGGCAAGTTCGCAAAGCACAGAAACAATGCCTTGGTCATTATAAAAGTATTATTTTAAATCCAGTTGATATATAATACAAATTCACAATAAATAAATTCGTAAAAGTGTAGAAGTCACAAAATAAATTGCTATTTTGTCAATATTCTTTTCGTTTAAGAGAATAAGACCATACATTATTGATTAGTACATGAATAGTGTAGTCTTATAAGGCATGATAAGAGTACTTTGTACCCATTCTTTTCCAATTATGAACAGCTCATGCCACCTGGATCATCGTTGAAGGAAAACCTAAGTCACATATATACATAACGGTTGTTCACACCCTTCCATACACGCACAGAAGAAAGTGCAGAACGGACACTGCAAATGTCATTGTAATATATATCTTGACTAATCTGGACTATGTTTAGATATATGCAGCCAATCAAATTGATAGAAAGCCAAAACACAACCACTAAACCTTCCAATTCTCAAATCCCACCACATACAGAAATCTCAAAGCTTTACTTGCCAAAAACAAACCTGTAATCCATGATATCCAAGTATAATGCATACAAGCACATAGCAAGGAAAAGGCAATCGAATTGCATATAATTGTGAAGAAAATTAGATCAAAATCCCAGAAATAACCTCAAATTGGGGGCTTCATTTCTGGAAGCAAGTTGGCCGTAGAAGACGCAATTGGGTTgagagaggaagaaggaagagTCTCTCCTCTGTGGATTAACAAGTGCAGGTGGTTAGCAGATTCAGCTCCGCCATCGTCTAATCAGAAATTTCAAACGAAATAGTCGTCACTCATCGCATAAtcagaaaattgaaagaaaaagacGCGCAGATAGATTTACTTACCATCTTAAAATCTGTGTGAATCGCAGTCTTCTCTCTGTGCTTCAATCTTTGCCTGAGTGGGTCTGCTATATCGGAGGCTGAAGTAATCAACTTGAAATTAGCCACTGAATAATCAAAATCTAATATGAAAAGCATGACTCTTGCAACAACAAAAAGAGACGGAGTTTGATCACCTTTGAGCCCCCTCAAGTCAAAAAGCTCAGCAGCTCCAGAAAGACCTCGGAAGAGTTGGAATTAGAGAGAACCCATCAAAGTTTCAGAGCAACAGTGGTGCGAAAAGgtgaagaagaataaaaaaggtCTTGAATTGGAAGGGAGAGAAATAGAAGGGTGAAGTCTTTAAGAACAAAGATGAGTAATGAAACCCAGAAGATTTAAACCAAGAAGAACGAGGGTGAGTCTCAATCGACGGAGACAGCCCACTGAGAGTGTATCGAGTGTGAGTGAGAGCAAGAGTGAGGAGATAGAGGCTGAGAGGCTCGAAGAGGGTGAAAGGGTGAACGGGATTGAGGGTGAGGGGTGTTGATGGTGAGTGAGAGCAAGGCTGAGAGCAATGGTGAGTGAGAGAGGCTGAGACGATTTGGGTGGGAGAATGACCTAATTTTTTAGCTAAGGGAGGGAACACAATTTTGGTGAGTAAGTGACACTGAGAGCGGTTTGGGTGGGAGAATGACCTAAGTTTTTTAGCTAATGGAGGGAAcaagattttgattttgagtcttttgagtgggaaaaaataaatgtaaattaattgtctgtttgttttttttaattattcagacaacacatgtTCTTGTTAGTGTTGTCTGAAATTGCTTAAATTTAACAAATGACGATGTGTTGGATGAGTGGAGATGAAACAACTGGTttaaaaaatctgtcgtctgattaactcagacaacagcaaaaactcatgtgttgtgtgatgactgttgtgtgattaacttattCTAGTAGTGCGCATCTCGGGAAGTTTGATGCTAGAAGTGATGATGGTGTATTTCTGGGGTATTCCTTGAATAGTAGGGCCTACAGAGTCTATAACAAACGAACCCGTGTTGTTATGGAGTCTATTAATGTCTCTATTCATGATGAATGTATGAAACAGGAAGAAGCATGTGCAGATACATCATCCTCTTCaatcacaacaacaacaagcaGGGATATTCAAGCTGAGGAAGAGGAAACAATCGATGGCATCTTTGAACCTGCTCCCACCTTGAGAAGAGGATACAAGCAGGTACATAAAGATCACTCTAGTCAGGACATCATTGGTGATATATCAGATGGACCGATAACAAGAAGGCAAGCTGCAGCTCAGGTAAGTCAGGACGAGGTAAGTAAAGGAAATGCTGTATTATGCTTTATCACTGAAAATCTGATAAGTATGAATGTGATATCTCATTTCAGTTTCGTGTCCttaattgaaccaaaaaatgTGAAGGAAGCATTGTTAGATGATCACTGGATTAGTGCTATGCAGGAAGAGCTGAATCAATTTactaggaatgatgtgtggtacTTGGTACCTCGACCTAGTAACTGCAACATTATAGGAACCAAATGGATCTTCCGAAACAAAAGTGATGAAAAAGGAAATGTGATTAGAAATAAAGCTAGGCTAGTGGCTCAGGGATACTCACAAGTCgagggacttgattttgatgaaacttttgctcctgttgcACGGTTGGAATCTGTGAGATTACTATTGTCTGTGTCATGTCATTTCAGATTCAAATTAtatcaaatggatgtgaaaatTGCATTTCTCAATGGCGTGTTACACGAAGAAGTTTATGTGGAACAACCTCAAGGTTTTCAAGATCCACATCACTTGGACCATGTGTACACATTGAAGAAGGCTTTGTATGGACTGAAACAGGCTCC harbors:
- the LOC133734390 gene encoding protein fluG-like, translating into MLKLPGGSSWTLDVFTEAFVGKLKSFADKIFGLKSIAAYRSGLEISTHVTRKDVEEGLSEVIQAGKPVRISNKSFIDYIFTRSLEVALLFDLPMQIHTGFSDKDLDLRLSNPLHLRAVLEAKRFSKSRIVLLHASYPFSKEASYLASVYPQV